Within the Hyalangium gracile genome, the region GGGCAGGCGCTCACGCTGGTGCCGTTGCGCCAGCCCTCGTCGCAGTCCTCGCCCTCGTCCAGCACGCCGTTGCCGCACCAGTTGAACTGGCACGTGGCCGAGCACGACTGGTTCGCCAGGCCGTTGCTCTCGTTGCCGTGGTCGCACGCCTCGCCGATGTCCTGGTCGTAGTTGCCGCAGCCCTGCAGCACCGCGCCGCGGGCCAGGATGTAGGGAGCCCCGAAGGCGCCGTCGTAGAACTCCCTCACGCCCGGGCTCGCCCCACGCGCGCCGGTCGGGTAGGTCGCGATGGACCACGGGGCGAAGTCCGCCGCCGGGAAGCTGTCGAACTGCGCGTTCACCGAGCACGGCCAGTTGGACATCGTCTCGTCCTGGAGCGCGCTGAGGTCCGGATCATCCGAGACGATGTGCACCGTGTCGTGGCAGGCGCCGCTCTGCACGGCGAAGTCGCCGAACGGCTCCAGCAGCTCCACGTGCGTGTTCGGAGCGGCGTCCTGGTAGTAGCAGCTCAGGGAGATGTAGAGGCCCGTCATGCCGGACAGGCTGGAGGCGAACCGGACCGCCCTCTGCGTCACCAGCTCCGGGGCGCCGTTGGCCACCGGAGCCGTGCCCGCGATGAAGACGTTGCCGTTGACGGCCCGGCCCCACACGTGGCGGTTGGCCACCGCGGCCGACACCGCATCCAGGTTGGCGCACGAGGCGTCACCCAGGATGATGACCCGGTACGTGGCGAAGTCCGCGGCGGACATCGTCCCCCACTCGGCATCGTCCACCACCTTCACCTGCATGCCGAACTGCTGGGCCGCCTGCGCCTCGACGCTGTTCTCCCCGCCCGTGACGGTGCGCGCCAGGATGAGCGCCTTGTGCTGCGAGATGGCGTCCTGACGGGAGCCCAGGGTGCTCTCCGGCTGGGACGCGGGGGTGTCTTCCTGCCCACATGCAGCGGCGGTCAGGCCGACCATCAGCAGCGACGCTCTCCACAGATTTGCGCGGTTCATTGCGACACTCCGGGCTGATGTAGGCAGCGGGAGGAGGGGGGAGAATTCCAGCTGCCCGGGAAATTTCCTCTATTTATGAAGTAAACGAGAATTCCCGTCAAGCGCCGCTGAACTTTTACAGTAGGGCAACCCTAGAACTCGGGGGTTCCAGGCCGCTCGCCTCCTCCCCACGGAGTGATTTCAAGGGGTTGGCTCTCCGAACTGGCCGGCTAGGGGGCTCCCCGAAGCTGGAATTCCAGCCTCAGGGACTGAGGATGAGCGACGAATCCCCGAATTCGTGCCCCAGGTATCCGAGTTTTTCCGCAATCTGCGAGGCCTCGCGGAGCAGTGGGAGCGGAGCGAAGGCCTGGAGGAGCATGTAGTGGCTGGTCGTGGGGTCATGTACGCCGGTGAGCAACCCGTTCACCACACGCGGCACGAAGCCCGGGCCCATGAGCAGGTCCGTCACGCCCTCGCCGGGGGTGAGGGTACCGCCGGACTGGAGCGCACGTCCCTCGAGCGCGCGCACCACCGTGGTGCCCACGGCCACCACCCGGCCTCCCGCGGCGCGCGTGGCGTGGAGGGCCTCCACCGTGGAGGCGGGGATGTCGAAGCGCTCCGGGCGAGGCAGCGCGGCGTCGAGCGCGGCATCACCGGTGGAGGACAGCCCGGCGGCGTGGGTGAGCGAGGCGAAGCGCACACCTCGGCGTCGGAGCTCGAGGAGCACCGCCCACGTCAGGGGCAGGCCCGCGGAGGGCGCCTCGGCGGCCCAGGGTCTCGCCGAGTACACGGTCTGGATGTGCCAGAGCTCGAGCGGGCCCGAGAGGTACGAGTACTGGACGGGTCGGCCGGAGCGGTACAGTCCGGCCCACAGCGCGGCGCCCTGGGCGTCGAAGGCCACGCGGAGCAGTCGCGGAGACGGCGGCAGCACCTCCACCACCCGCGCCGTGAGCGAGCCGAGCAGCAGCCGCGCGCCTTCCTTCGGCGAGGGCGGAGCGGGCCGATCCTCGGTGCGCATCCGCCAGTCCCCCGCGCCGAAGAGGACCGCGGTCCAGGTGCCCTGCTCCTCCCGGGCGAGCAGCCGCAGCTCGATGGGCGCGCCCTCCTCCGTGCGGCCTTGCAGGGAGCCCGGGAGCGTGGCCGCGTCGTTCACGACGAGCAGATCCCCTTCGCGCAGCAGCTCCGGGAGGTGCTCCACCCGCCGGTCCGAGATGCGGCCAGTGCTCGGGGCGATGTGCAGCAGCCTGCCTGTCTCGGGGTGCTCACGGGGCCAGCGTGCGGCGTTCATGCGGCCTCCAGTCGCGCGGCTTCGAGGCGGCTGCCCGAGGGCACCCCCTCCGCGCGCTCCAGCAGGGTGACGATACGAGCGGCCACGGCCTCCGGGCGCAGGAGCGTGGCGGGGTCCGCGTCCGGCATGGCGTCGCTGTGCATCTTCGTGTCCATCTCACCGGGGTCGACGTTGAAGAAGCGCACGCCAGTGCCCTCCAGCTCCGCGGCCCAGATGCGGCCCAGGTGCTCCAGCGCCACCTTGGACACGCTGTAGGCGCCCCAGCGCGGGTAGGCGGACACGGCCGCGTCCGAGGTGAGGTGCACCACCACGCCGCCGCCGCGCATCGCCATGGCGCCGGCCACGGCCTTGGTGAGCCGGAAGGGCCCCACCAGGTTCACCTCCAGCACGCGAGCGAGGTCCTCGCACGCGGTGTCGAGCAGCAGGGGCAGCGGCGTGGGGCCCAGAATGCTGGCGTTGTGCACCAGCACGTCGATGGGACCCACCAGCGCGGACGCCGCGCCGGCCAGCGGGTAGATGGCCTCCTTGTCCCCCACGTCATACGCGAGCGCATGCGCCACATGCCCCTGGGCGCGCAGGGCCGCCGCCACGGCCTCCATCTCCTGGGCGTTGCGCGAAACGCCCACCACCCGAGCGCCCTTGCGGGCCAGGTCCTTCATGAGCGCCTCGCCCAGTCCGCGGCTTGCGCCCGTCACCAGTACCGCCTTGCCTTCGAGCTTCATCGTGTCTCCTCCTGTGCCTCAAGGAGTACACGGCCCTGGCCAGCCCATTGGCCTGGATGCCAATGCATTGGCGGAATGTTCTTCCGTGAGCGCGAGGACAGAGCGGGCAGGGGAACGGCCGCTCTCGTCGGGCCCCCTGCCTCGAAGGTGCCTCCTGGCTGTTAAGCTCCGCCCTGACTTGTCACTCGCTCGCCTGCTCGCACTGACCGCTGCCCTCCTGGCCTCCCAGGCCTTCGCGGAGCGTGCTCCGCCCTTCGACGTGACGGACCTGGAGGGCCGCCGCTACACGCTGGGCGCCCTGTCGGGGAAGATCGTCGTCCTGAACTTCTGGTTCAAGGACTGCCCGCCCTGCCGTCACGAGCGCAGGGCGCTCAACCGCGTCGTCGCCCGCTACCAGTCCAACCCGGGCGTGGTGTTCCTGGCGCCCGCGCTCGACAAGGCGGACGAGCTGCGGCCGTTCCTGAGCAGGTACCCGCTCCACTATGCCGTCATCCCCGAGGCCGAGGAGCTGGCGGAGACATACGGCGTCTCGGGCTTCCCGACGCACGTCGTCATCGGGCGTGACGGGAACATCGTCGAGCGGTGGACGAGCGCCACCGATGCGTTCCTCCGCCTCACCGAGGCCATCGACTCGCAGCTCGAGCCGCCCCAGGCCAGGAAGGCCCGTGCGCCCACCATCGTCCTGCCTGCCCAGGGCAGTCCGGTATGGGAGTCTCCCCTCCTCGTCAGTCCCGAGCGACCCGTTCGGGGCGGGACGGTGAAGCTCTACTACGCGCCAGCGTCCCTGCAGCACCCCGCCGAGGCCCTGGTCGCGTGGGACGTGCACGGAGATGGCTCCTTCACCCAGGGCGTGGCGCCCATGCGCCCGCGAGGCGTGCTGCTCTCCTACGAGCTGAAGCTCCCCGAGGATGCGACGCTCGTGCACCTGCGCGTGCTCTCGCGTGGGGACAGGCGGTTCATCGAGCACACGCTGCCCATCTCCGACGCGCAGGGCCGGCCCGTGCGCAACGCCTTCGTCGACGTGGGCGCCTGTGGCATCCCTCTTCCCATCGAGCGTGAGCTCGAGCACCACCCTCACAGCCCCTTTGCCCTCCTGGCCCGGCTCGAGGAGCGGCTGGGCCCACCCGCCCATGCCTCGGAGCTGGCTCCCGGGGAGCTGCGCGAGCTGCTGAAGACCGCCGAGGGCACGGCGCTGGAGCTGCTCGCCATCACCGTGGATGCGCTGCTGCTGGCGCGGGACTTCAAGAACGTGACGCAGGTGCTCGACCACATGGTGCGACTCGAGCCCGGCGCCTTCCTCACCCGCCGGGCGTTGTCCCGACTGCTGACACAGCCCTATGGGGACGTCTCGCGGCAGTGGCCTCCCACGCTCCTGCCCTGGGCCTGGCAGGTGCTCGCCGAGCGGGATGATGTCTGGAGCCGCCTCGCCGCGAGCCAGAGCTCCGCCTCGGTGACGGACACCCTCATCGCGGAGCGGATCTGCTCCACCTGGAGGGCCGCCGAGCCCGACAACCCGCTCGCCCATGACTGCCTGGCTCGAGTCCTGGAGCAGCAGGGCCGCCTTCCAGAAGCGCTCGCCGCGAGCCGCGCCTCGCTCGAGGCCGCGAGCACCGGCAAGCTGCCCCTCTACCACCCTGGAGGCTGGAGCCAGGCGGCCAGGGCCCAGGAGGAGCTCTGGGCACGCCATGCCGAGCTCTCGCTGGAGAGCAGGGAGCTGGCTGGCGCGCCGGAGCCCTGAACTACCAGGACACCTGGCTGCTCAAGGGCGTGTCCGGAGTGCAGAGCTCGACGGCCAGCCGCCGGAGCGCCATCCTCAGCACGCCCGCGCAGGTCTCCTCATCGCCACAGCCCTCCATCGTGGCCTGGAGGCGCTCGAAGATCTCCCGGTTGTAGGACTCCGGATGCGGTGAGGCGTGGTCCCGGAGATAGATGAGGTTCGCGGGGTCTCGCAGGCTCATGCCAGCCTGCTCGAACAGCTCCTCGAAGCGAGGCGTCCACGGCTCACCGCCCTCGGTCTCCTCGAAGCTCGTCCTCGTGGCGATGCGGTGCGCGGTGCCGCCCTCCTCTTCACCCGAGACACAGAGGCCCGGCACCTCCGGAGGGTCTTCCTCCACGGGGAACGCGGCTACCGCCGGGCGCTCGTGCCAGGAGCCCTCCTCGCAGGCCAGGAGCCGGTCGAGCACCGCGAGCTCGCTCGGGTCCCCCTTCTCCCGCACGCGAGCCTCCATGCCCAGGTTGATGAGCTCCATCCAGAGGCGCATGGCGTAGGCCCACTGCTCCTCCGTCGTCACGACCCTGCGCAGGTTCGGCTCGTTCTGGGCCAGGGACAGGCCTGGCTCGAGCCTCAGGCGTCGCGCGAGCGACTCGATGACATGGCGCTGCTCCGGGCGCGCTCCCGACAGCATCTCGAGGATGGGGCGGGTGTAGAGCTCGTCCCTCTCCTCGTCCTTCGCCCGACGCTGCAGCCAGACCTCCGAGGTGGAGACGGGAAGGTCCGAGGTCTGCCCATCCACCTTCGCGAAGGCATGGGCCTCCGCGAAGCTGACGCGCCCATCCTGGTCATAGTCCGCCGAGTCGACGGGCTGCCCCACGCGGCTGACCCCGCTCAGGCCGGCGAAGAAGCTGGAGCTGTAGTCGCGGTAGTCCGCCTCATCCACCTCGGGGGTACAGCCCACGGAGGTGCGCTCCTTCACCGTCGCGAAGAAGCCGCAGCGGGCCTGCGCGGCCACGGGTCCCCGCGAATCTCCGCCCTGATAGATGAAGTTGGCGAAGGAGCCCGCGTAGCACTGGGACATCACCGCCACCACGGGCGTGTCGGGCGAGAGCTGATCCAGGGCCCGGGACAGGGCGCGCACGCTCAAGGAGCGCTCTCCCCACAGCACCAGGTAGTTGTTGTTCGAGTTCTCGGGGTTCAGGCCGCCGTGCCCCGTGAAGTAGAGGAAGATGGGCCGCTGGGGCTTCTCCTGGAGGGTCCGGCGCCACCACTCCTGGAAGCTGGTGCGCGTGGAGGGCCCCTGGAGGTGGGGAATCTCGGGCGCCTTGAACCGCACCTTCCCGTCCTCACCCAGGTACCGGACGGTCTCCTGCCCGTCGTGGCCGTTGGCGAAGTAGAGGGTGGCGGTGGCCGGATCTCCCCCGAACAGCCGCAGCGTTCGCTGGAAGTAGAGCGCGTTCTTCTCCAGGGCGATCTCGTTGTGCGCCGGCTCGCCGCCGCCGCCCAGCACCAGGAAGTTGTAGCCGGGCTCGACACCCGCGCCGCCGAGCACCCAGACTCCCAGCACGCCTGCCACGATGTTGCTGACCATGGAGCCTCACGCCTCTGTCCCGAGCATGCTCCATCCCGCCGCGCTTTCCCAGGGAGGGGGTGGCGCGGAGGGACGCGAATTGGCGGGTGTGTCGAGCCATTGGCAGAGTGGTCCTCCATGAGTGGGGACGAAGAGCTGGCGGGCTGGCTGGCCCGCAACATCAAGGGGCTGCGGGAGGCGCGCGGGGCCACGCAGGCGCAGCTGGCGAAGCTGGCGGGGATTCCTCGGGCGACCTGGGCGCACCTGGAGTCCGGAGCCAGCAATCCGACCCTGGCCGTGCTCCACCGGGTGGCCAATGCGCTCCAGGTGTCCATGGAGGAGCTGGTGGCCCGCCCCCGGGCCAGCGCCCGGCACTATCCCCGCGAGAGCCTGCCGGTGCGGCAGCGGGGCGCGGGCATGCTGCGCAAGCTGCTGCCGGATCCGCTGCCGGGGATGGAGTTCGATCGGCTGGAGCTGCCCCCGCGCGTGCGCATCGCGGGCGTGCCGCACACCCCAGGCACGCGGGAGTACCTGGCGTGCGAGGTGGGGCAGCTCGCGCTGGTGGCCAGCGGCGAGCGCTTCGAGCTCCAGGCCGGGGACGTGGTCGTGTTCCGTGGGGACCAGAAGCACTCGTACGAGAACCCCGGAGACAGGACCGCGGTGGGCTACTCGGTGGTGCTGCTGGCGCCTCCGCTGCGGTAAGTCAGGGCTGGCCGCCCGAGGTGCCCGTCACGGCGCGCAGCAGCGCCATGGGCCCCACGGCGCGAACGCGCTCGAGCTGCTCGCGGTTCTTGACCAGCAGCGAGCCGGCGAAGGCGAGCGCATTGAGCGAGATGGAGTCGAACGTCTCCTGGGTGCGAGGCACCACCAGGGTCCACTCGCGCGTGGCCAGCAGGTTGTACGGCGTCCCGGCCTGCTCGCAGCCCACCTCGCGCAGCAGGCGCAGATAGGTGGCGTGCGCCTGGTCCGCGTCCTGGGGCGCAGGCCCCAGCGCATGGCGGAAGGGCAGCCGGCCTCGGGCGATGGCCTCATCCATGGGCGTGCGCAGGCCCGCGGCGGCCAGCGGGACGGGGACGAGCTGAAGGTGCTTGTGGGGCTGGCTCGCACCCGCGAGGCGCCCACCATTATAGAAGGCGAGCGAGTCGAACTCGGCCATGCAGGCGAGCAGGGCCTCGAAGTCGGCGAGGGTGAGGAGCGAGTCCTGCTCTTCGTAGGCCTGGGTGACGAGCAGGGCGTGGTGGTCGAAGACGTTGAACTTGTTCAGCAGGCACGCGTGCGCGGGGGGCACGAGGGAGACGAACAGGTCCTCCTCATAGGGAGGGATGAACGGGTTCTTGGGCGGCTTCCCGTCGGAGGGGGGCTGCACGGCCCGGGCCTTGCGCTCCAGGTTGGACACGACCCGGACGAGGAAGGGGACGCCCTCGTCCTGGATGACCTCCACCTCGGTGTGGATGGGCACCAGCGCGCCACTGGCGAGCGCCCGCGCCGTACGCTCGACGACGGTGCGCCAGAGGGTTCCTCTCTCGAAGTTGGGAGAGCGCTCGACCATGAGTCTCATCGTAGTCCCGCTCCATTCCAGAGGAGCACCGAGAGCGTCAAGCGGCGTCCCTGCCATAGTACCAGGCCGTCAGCGCGAGCCGTGGCGCGTACGCGGGGAGGACCTCGTGCTCCAGCCTCTCACTGAGGAACACCACCACGCGATCCAGAATGGGGGCCACCTCCAGCGTCCCGTCGTCCAGGTAGAGCCGGAGAAGCCCTCCGTGCTCCGGCTGCCAGTCCGGGTTGGCGTAGTAGATGGCCGTCACGCGGCGGTTCGACTGTCCGGGGAAGGCGTCGCGGTGGCGCACGTAGCGCGCTCCGCCGCCCGGATAGTGGGCGAGCTGCAGGTCGAAGCGGCCGAGCCCCAGGTAGGCCCCGGTGGAGAGGGCCTCGCCCAGCTCGGCGAAGGACTGCCAGAGCGAGCCCAGGGCGGTGTCCGGCCCGGGCACGACCCAGGTGATGAAGTCTCCGCGCACGGTGGTGTCCTCGGTCCGGTCCGCGCCGCGGCGGATGCCCGCGGGCTTGAGGCCTCCTGTCTGCGCGCGCTGCCGGGCCTCGGCGTGGACGGAGCTCGCCCGCTCCCTTCCCAGGAAGGTGTCCCGAACGAAGAAGCCCTTCGTGCCCAGCGCCGCGATCTCGTCGTCCCGAAGCTCCATGTGTTCACCCCGCACCGTGCCTCAGAGCGAGGGCGCTGTCAGCCAGGGTAGAATGGGTCCATGGGGAACGTCCTGCGCATCCTGGTCTTCATTGGAGCCGTGGCGCTCGGTGCGCTCGGCGCGTTCATCGTCCTGCGGCCCCAGGCGCGGCCCTTGCCCGACCCGCCGGCGCTCGTGCTCCAGATGCGCGAGGTGACGCGGCTGGAGACGCTCGATGTCTCCCTCTACAAGAAGGTGACGTTCAGCCCGGAGCCGGTGGCCTCGGACGCGCTCTGGAAGGACGTCATCAACTGGGCGGCGTACTCCATCCACACGCCCCGGGGCCGGGCCATCGTCTTCGCGGACGTGCACCTGGGCTATGACTTCCAGCGCATCGACACCTCGAATCTCCGGGTGACGGGCTCGCGGGTGGATGTCGTGCTTCCGCCGCTGGAGGTGAAGGTGGAGCTGCGTCCGGGGGAGACGGAGATCATCGACTCGAACCTGAACAGCGAGCAGACCGCGCATCTGCTGGAGAAGGCCCGTCTCGCCTTCGAGCGCGAGGCGAGCAATGACCAGCGGCTGAAGGAGCGCGCGCGTCAGTCCGCCGAGCGCTCGTTGCGAGGCCTGTTCCTGTCGCTGGGTTTCAACGAGGTGCGCTTCGTGGACCAGCTGCCGAAGGCCTCGGCGGGCTGAAGCGGGCCGAGCTACTGAGCCGTGGGCCCCAGGACATCCGAGAGTTGCGTGGCCTTGAGGGCCAGATCGAACCACCGATCGAGGGTAGTGAGGTCCGTGCAGGACAGGATGAGCTTCCGGGACTCCACGTCGACCTGTACGCCCCGCGCCGCGAGAATCCGGAGCACGTCCTCCGCTCTCCCCTCCGCTCTCCCCTCCGCTCTCCCTTCAGCCTGGCCCTTCTGCCGTCCTCTCTCGAAGTGCTCTTCACCCCAGCCCAGCATCAGCTCCTCCATTCGCTGAGTACCCACGATGGATTTTAGCATTCCCACTGTGGCGTCTCGTGCGCCCTCGTGCCCCACAAGCAACAAATAGTGGAAGACCACACTCAATTCCTCGATGCCATTGGATGTGGCCTGCACCTGGATGAACAGCTCCCTCCAGCCCGGGAGCTGCTCGGCGAGTTCTTCGGAACGTCCATAGCGCAGCGCCAGCAGCGCCAACCGGGCCTGCGGAGGACCCGGTCGCGCCATGAGCGCCTCCGCGCGCTCGGTTGTCAGGTCATCCAACAAATACTCGAATCGCGGCGCGAGCGTCCTCCACAGTTCCACCTGCTCGCCCTCAACCGGCACATCGAAGAGTTCTTCCACCCGACGGGGAGCGCTCCAGGCGCCACCCGGCCCGTGGCGCAGCGCCATCCATCGATCCACCGAGGACTGGTGCTCCAGCAGCAAGTAGAGCAACACCGGCCGTCCCCCGGACGAACGGGCTGAAAAGAGCAGATCGGTCTCGGTCTCCCGCAGCTCCGGGTCGACGACCGAGCCCGACTCTCTCCGCAAGCTCGACCAGTCCACCTGAGCCACCACATGTAAAGGCAAGGCCGCGCGGAGCTCAGCAGCGGCCCGCTCGGGGTGCTCGAAGGTGAAGCGAATGAAGAGGTCGTGCGGACCGGACATGGCTCGCAGCGCCAGAGCACAAAGCGGGCCAGCGACTCCTCGCAGGGAACACCCCGGCCTCCGCGTCCACTGCGCGCGACTACCGTCTCATCCGGGAGACACCTCCCCTGGCGCTGAGACGCAGCCCCTGACTCAGAGCAGGGTCAGTCCCTCGGCGGTGAGGCGGAACAGGCCCGGGATTCCATCCGGTGCATGTCCCAGCTTCGCCAGCGTCTCGCACTCCGCCGCGTCCGACTCACGGCACACGAGCGCGAACTCGCGCCAGCCCAGGCTCACCCGCAGCGGCCCCTCTCCCGCCTGGAGCGCCAGCCGCCGCCGCTGCTCGGCCGTGAGCAGCCGCGCCCCGTCGTGTCCGTCCCCCTCTGCCACCGCCCAGAGCCCGCTGAACGTCTCCGCCAGCCGCACCACGCCTCGGTCCACCACCACCGGACGCACCGGCGCCGGCTTCGCCTCCAGGTTGCGCCAGGCCGCCCTGTCCACCGTGTCCACCGTCAGCCCCGTGGCCGCCAGCGCCGACTCGGGCAGGTAGCGCACGTACTCCGCGTCCTCCAGCACGTAGAACACCTCGAGCCCCGCCGGGCCCGAGCGGTGCACCGCCCCCACCGCCTGCGCCTCGAAGCCCGCTGGCCGCAGCACTGGGCGCACCCCACGCTCCAACGCCGTCACGTCCTCGCCCAGCCCCGCCCTCATCCCACCGAGCTGCGCGGCCAGCTTCTCCACATGGGCCGCCAGCCCCCGCTTGCCGCCGCGATAGGCGCCGTAGAGCGAGCCCACGTTCACCCTCGCCACCTCGCCTCCAGCCAGCTTCACCAGCACGTCTCGCCCCTGCAGGCGGAACTTCACCCCCGCTCGCCGCAGCGCCGCCGCCAGCGCCGCGTTGAACTCCGGGCGCAGCACCTGCTCCTCCGCCAGCGCCTCCGCCGGGAGCTCCACCGCCTCCAGCTCCTCCTTCAGGAGCCGCGCCTCCGCGTCGAACGGATCCCTCTCGAGCACGTCCCGCACGTACTGCTGCGCCCGCCCCTTCTCGCCCCGGCGCAGCGCCAGCACCGCCAGCACCTTGACCGCCTCGGGGTCTCCCGGGCTGAGCACCAGCGCCTCGCGCAGCACCTCCTCCGCGTCCCCGTGCCGCTCCAGCCCCAGCAGCGCACGCGCCAGTCCCAGTCGGACCTGCAGCTCCTTCGGAAAGTCCCTCCGCAGCCGCTCCATCAGCGGCAGCGCCTCGCGCTCCGCTCCCGCGTTGACGAGCGCATGCGCCACCGTCAGCCACAGCGTGGGCCCCGCGCTCCCCGCCGCGGCCTCACGCAGCGCGGACAGCTCCGAGTCACTCAGGACCTCGCCCGCCTCCACCTTGCGACGGAGGCTCTCCAGGTTGGCGCTCACACCGCGACTCTAGTGGGTCAGCCCGTCCGCCCCAACCTTCTCCCCATCCGATGGAGACTCGGCAGGCGTGGGCTCGGCCGTGGGCGTCTCGGACTGGCTGAGGAACTCATCCAGCGCCCCCACGTCGATGGGCTTGCGGAACACGGCGTCCACCAGCGCCAGGTTGGCGCGGTTCTGCCCGCGCACGTCCATGCCCGTGACGATGGCCAGCAGCGCCTCGGGCGTGCGCTTGCGCAGCTCGCGCGCCAGCTCCCAGCCGGAGATGTCCGGCATCAGCGCGTCCAGCAGGGCCGCGTCGTAGCGCCGACGCTCCCACAGCTGCAGCGCCACCTCCGCGCTCTGGGCCATCTGCACGTCATAGCCCTCGTCCCCCAGCACCTCCGCCAGCATCCGCGCGTTGTCGATGTCGTCGTCCACCACCAGCACCCGGCGCGTCTGCTGGAAGCGGCGCGGGCCGGTCGGGCTCACCTCGGCGCGCGCCTCCGCCTCATGGACCTCTCGCGCACGCGGCAGCCGCACCACGAAGGCGCCACCCTTGCCGCCCTGCGCGTTCTCCACCGTCAGCTCGCCGCCCCAGCGCTGCACCTGGGCCCGCACCACCGCCAGCTGCAGCGCCGCCTGAGGCGCCCCAGCATCCCGGTTGAGCGGATCGAACATCCGCGACAGCTCCTCCATAGCGTACGTCGGGCCCTGATCCTGGATGCGCAGCGCCAGCCGGTCCGTCCCCTCGGCCTGGGTGGTCAGCTCCAGCCGCCCGCCCTGCTCCATGCGGTCCCTCGCCGACAGCAGCAGGCTCACCACCAGCTCGCGCAGGAA harbors:
- a CDS encoding tetratricopeptide repeat protein yields the protein MSANLESLRRKVEAGEVLSDSELSALREAAAGSAGPTLWLTVAHALVNAGAEREALPLMERLRRDFPKELQVRLGLARALLGLERHGDAEEVLREALVLSPGDPEAVKVLAVLALRRGEKGRAQQYVRDVLERDPFDAEARLLKEELEAVELPAEALAEEQVLRPEFNAALAAALRRAGVKFRLQGRDVLVKLAGGEVARVNVGSLYGAYRGGKRGLAAHVEKLAAQLGGMRAGLGEDVTALERGVRPVLRPAGFEAQAVGAVHRSGPAGLEVFYVLEDAEYVRYLPESALAATGLTVDTVDRAAWRNLEAKPAPVRPVVVDRGVVRLAETFSGLWAVAEGDGHDGARLLTAEQRRRLALQAGEGPLRVSLGWREFALVCRESDAAECETLAKLGHAPDGIPGLFRLTAEGLTLL